One window of Acidimicrobiales bacterium genomic DNA carries:
- a CDS encoding glycosyltransferase 87 family protein — translation MSRAATAGLVLLFLAGLLVNAVDLARPADRSAARPGDPTPQVFRDYRDTAYWPVRDLVAGNNPYDVHGYLDRRPGLQEFGLYLPAWLLLALPLAVLPYDLAKVAYLGVLLLLALGFGWALVRVSGRRAPMPVLLGVVGAVLLCAPGQATLYLGQATFQVMLGVVVAVHLAARRPGLAGLGVA, via the coding sequence ATGAGCCGGGCGGCCACCGCCGGCCTCGTCCTCCTGTTCCTCGCCGGCCTGCTCGTCAACGCCGTCGACCTGGCCCGCCCGGCCGACCGGTCGGCGGCCCGGCCGGGCGACCCGACCCCCCAGGTGTTCCGGGACTACCGGGACACGGCCTACTGGCCGGTCCGCGACCTCGTCGCCGGCAACAACCCCTACGACGTCCACGGCTACCTCGACCGCCGGCCCGGCCTCCAGGAGTTCGGCCTCTACCTGCCGGCCTGGCTGCTGCTCGCCCTGCCCCTCGCCGTGCTGCCCTACGACCTGGCCAAGGTCGCCTACCTCGGCGTGCTCCTCCTGCTCGCCCTCGGCTTCGGCTGGGCGCTCGTGCGGGTGTCGGGCCGGCGGGCCCCAATGCCCGTCCTGCTCGGCGTGGTCGGCGCCGTCCTGCTGTGCGCGCCCGGCCAGGCGACCCTGTACCTCGGGCAGGCCACCTTCCAGGTCATGCTCGGCGTGGTCGTCGCCGTCCACCTCGCGGCCCGGCGCCCCGGCCTCGCCGGCCTGGGCGTGGCC
- a CDS encoding polysaccharide deacetylase family protein has translation MSRRQRPPASLSLDLDNAWSYLKTRGDDAWRSWPSYLDVVVPLALDLLAGLDLRITFFVVGRDAEEPADGAALRAIVAAGHEVGNHSFLHEPWLHRYDDERLEDELDRAEAAIEAAVGVRPTGFRGPGYSVSEPLLRSLARRGYAYDASTLPTFVGPVARAYYFRTARLTEEQKAERSALFGAAADGLRPVAPYRWDLPEGRLLEIPVTTFPGARVPMHLSYVLYLERVGRRAATAYFSAALAACRAAGVGPSILLHPLDLVGADDLGEAGGGLRFFPGMDLPGERKRDLVRACLATMAERFEVLTLGGHAARLAGADLPVVAPRFRQTAGR, from the coding sequence GTGAGCCGCCGCCAGCGCCCGCCGGCCAGCCTCTCCCTGGACCTCGACAACGCCTGGTCGTACCTGAAGACCAGGGGCGACGACGCCTGGCGGTCGTGGCCCAGCTACCTCGACGTGGTCGTCCCCCTGGCCCTCGACCTGCTGGCCGGGCTCGACCTGCGCATCACGTTCTTCGTCGTCGGCCGGGACGCCGAGGAGCCGGCCGACGGCGCCGCGCTCCGCGCCATCGTCGCCGCCGGCCACGAGGTCGGGAACCACTCGTTCCTCCACGAGCCGTGGCTCCACCGCTACGACGACGAGCGCCTGGAGGACGAGCTGGACCGGGCCGAGGCGGCCATCGAGGCGGCCGTCGGCGTGCGGCCGACCGGCTTTCGGGGGCCGGGCTACAGCGTGTCCGAGCCGCTGCTGCGGTCCCTCGCCCGCCGGGGCTACGCCTACGACGCGTCGACCCTGCCGACCTTCGTCGGCCCCGTCGCCCGGGCCTACTACTTCCGGACCGCCCGCCTGACCGAGGAGCAGAAGGCCGAGCGGTCGGCGCTGTTCGGGGCGGCGGCCGACGGCCTGCGCCCGGTGGCGCCCTACCGCTGGGACCTGCCCGAGGGCCGGCTGCTCGAGATCCCGGTGACCACGTTCCCGGGGGCCAGGGTGCCGATGCACCTCAGCTACGTGCTCTACCTGGAGCGGGTGGGCCGGCGGGCGGCGACCGCCTACTTCTCCGCCGCCCTGGCCGCCTGCCGGGCCGCCGGCGTGGGCCCGTCGATCCTGCTCCACCCCCTCGACCTCGTCGGCGCCGACGACCTCGGCGAGGCCGGCGGCGGGCTGCGCTTCTTCCCGGGGATGGACCTCCCCGGCGAGCGCAAGCGCGACCTCGTCCGGGCCTGCCTGGCGACGATGGCCGAGCGCTTCGAGGTGCTGACCCTCGGCGGCCACGCGGCGCGGCTGGCCGGCGCCGACCTGCCCGTCGTCGCCCCCCGGTTCCGCCAGACGGCCGGGCGATGA